TCGGCCAGGCTTGAGCACGGCCATGCATGACATCAGCTTCACCGCGCCGACCCTGGTGCGCCAGAGCGTCCTGCTCGACGAGGATGCCGTGCGCATTCTCGATCGGCGGACCTTTCCCTTCGACATCCGCTTCGTCACCTGCACCAGCCACGACGAGGTCGCGGTGGCCATCGAAGACATGGTGACCCAGAGCAGCGGGCCGTTTTTTGCGGCGAGCGCCGGCATGGTGCTGGCGGCGCGTCTGGCGGCGCGCAGCGCCGGCGCCGAGCAGCGGCTCGCCATCATCGATCGGGCCGCGGCCCGGCTGATCGCGACGCGGCCGACCAACAACCATATCCGCAGCGTCGTCACGATGATGGCCGAGGCCGCGCGCGGCCTGCCTCAGGACGATTTCGCCGCCGCCATGCAGGCGGTGATGGAAGAGGCCTGGGAGAAGCGCTACGCAGGCAACCGCCGGCTGGGTCGGAACGCCGCGGAACTGGTCGCGGACGGCGATACCATTCTCACCCATTGCTGGGCCGAGGCGAGCCTGATCGAGACGCTGGCGGCGACGCTGCGTGCCGGCAAGCGGGTCAAGGTCGTCTGCACCGAGACCCGGCCCTATCTGCAGGGCTCGCGGCTGACTGCCCACAGCGTCGCTGAAATGGGCATCGACGTGACTGTCATCACCGACAACATGGCGGCGCATGCCATGGATCGCGGCCTGGTCAGCCGCTACATGACCGCCGCCGATCGCGTCACGCTGTCGGGCCATGTCATCAACAAGGTCGGCACCTTGCAGATCGCCATTGCGGCGCGCCATTTCGGCATTCCCTACATTGCCATGGTGCCGGCGCCGGACCGCCATGCCGCGACCCCCGACGACGTGCCGATGGAACAGCGCGACGGGCGCGAAAGCCTGATGTGTCTCGGCCAGCCGACCGCGACGCCGCTGGCGCGCGGCTGGTATCCCGCGTTCGACGTGACGCCGCCGGAATTTGTCGGTGCCATCGCGACCGGCGACGGGGTCTTCGCGGCCAACGCGCTGCGCGCGCATTTCGGCGGCTGAAGGAAACCTGAGCACCATGGGCCATGCGACCAGACGCATCTGCATCGCCGGCGGCGCGGTCTGGACCGGTGAGAATGACCGCGCGCCGGTTCCCGGTGGGGTGCTGATCGACGGCGACCGGATCGCCGCGGTCCTGGCGCCGCACGAGGTCGAGGCCGCTGCCGCCACCGCCGACGCCGTTCTTTATGTTCAGGGATCGCTGATCGCGCCGCCGCTTTACGACGGCCATGTCCATTCGAGCTCGACCCTGCTGCGCGGCACCGAAAATTCGCTGCCGCTGGAGCTCTGGTCCTATTACGCGACCAGCTACGGCCGGGGCTTCTCCGACCGTTGCGCGAAAGCGGCCATCCTGCTCACCGCGGCCGAGATGATCCGCAACGGCATTGCCGGTTACGTCGATCACTATCCGCAGGTCGGTTTTCTCGACACCGCCTTCGAGACCCATGCTCGGACCGGCATGCGGATCGGCTTCGCGCCGTTCTTCCAGGATGTCGCCGATCACGACTTCCTGGACATTCCCCTGCCGCGCGACGTCCTGGCCGAACTTGCCCCTCGTGTCATGCGCACGCCTGACCAGGTGCGCGCCTCGTTCGTCGACCTCGCGGCGCGCGCCGGGCGCGGCGAGGCGTCCCGTATCAGTCTTCTGTTGGGTCCAAACGGCCCCCAGCGCTGTTCGCCCGACATGATCGCGCTCTGGCGCAGGCTGCAGGACGAGCTCGGGCTCGGCGCCCATACCCACCTGTTGGAAACCCTGCCGCAGGCGGCCGCGAGCCGCGCCAAATGGCCTGGCGGCCTGGTGAGCGAGATGGAGCGACAGGGATTGCTCACCGCCAAGCTGTCGGTGGCACACGGCCTCTGGCTGGAGGACGGCGACCACCGGCGCCTGGCGCGCCATGGCGTGACGCTCGTGCACAATCCCGCGAGCAACCGCATGCTCGGCTCCGGGCGATTGAACCTGCGCGCCTGCCTCGATGCCGGCGTCAAGCTGGCGCTCGGCACGGATTGTTCCAATACCGGCGGTCGCCACGACCTGTTCGAGGCCATGCGGCTCGCCGTCATGTCCGGGCGCGAGCCGGGATCGGATCATGACACCTGGCTGCGGCCGGTAGAGGCCTTCCGGGCCGCGACCGCGGGCGGGGCAGGGGCGCTCGGCGTCGATCATGTCGGCGGACGGCTGGCGCCAGGTGCAGCCGCCGACCTCATGGTGCTGAATTTCCGCCGCGAACCGCTGACCGTCGCTCCGATTTCGATCGAGAGCCTGGTGATGCATGCCGATGCACGCGCGGTGACGGCCCTGATGGTTGGCGGCGAATGGCTCATGCGCCATGGCCGCATCGAGAGCTTCGACGAGGACGATGCGCTCTTAGAGGCTGCGGCCTGCGCCGAGCAATTGCGCGAGCTCGGTGCCTTCAATGACGATCTCAAGGCGCTGCACGCACCTTTTGGCGCCTGGCAGAAGCGGGTGTTCGACGCGTGGGGCCGCTGCCCGGCCTGTGGCGCGGCGGCGCGTGGTTTCAAGGCCGAATGACCGGCAGGAGATGACGATGACCGACGAGACCGGACTGCGCGCGGAATTGATCGAGACCTGCCGGAAGATGAACCGCCTCGGCATCAACAAGGGAACATCCGGCAATGTCAGCGTTCGCCACGGCGAGGGGTTCCTGATCTCACCGACCGGCGTCGATTACGATGCGCTGAGACCCGAGCTGATCGTCCAGGTCCGCTTCGATGGCAGCTTCGACGGCGACGTGCTGCCGTCGAGCGAGTGGCGCCTGCATCGCGACATCCTGCGCGAGCGCGACGACCTCGGCGCCATCGTGCACACCCACTCGACCCACGCGACCGCGCTGGCGATCATGGGGCTCGACATTCCCGCCATCCATTATTCGATCGCCGCGGCCGGCGGCCCGGACATTCGTTGCGCTGCTTACGCGACGTTTGGAACGCAGGAGCTTGCCGATGCCGTGCTGGCGGCGCTGCGGGACCGGCGCGCCTGCCTGCTGGCCCATCACGGCGTGGTCGCCGCCCATGTCTCGATGGCCAAGGCCCTGTCGCTCGCGGTCACCGTCGAAGAGCTCGCCAAGCAATATATCCTCTGTCGCGGCATGGGCGTGCCGCCGGCTCTTGCCGAAGCGGAGATCATGACGGTGGTCGGCAAATATCAAAGCTACGGGCAGCAGCCGGCGCGGCTGCATTCCTAGCCGGTGCGGCTGCTGCCATCCCCTGTCAGCAGGGGCCTGCTATGCGAGCCGCGGGAACGGTTGCAGGACAGTGGCCGGCGGAGGAGCGTCATGACGATCAAGGGCAGCTGCCATTGCGGCGCGACACGTTTCGAGGTCGACGAGGCGCCGGCCAGCGTCACCCAATGCACCTGTTCGTTTTGTTCGAAGCGCGGCGCGCTCTGGGCCTATTACAAGCCGCGGCAGTTCCGGCTGACGACGCCGGTCGAACAGGTCGCGACCTATCGCTGGGGTTCGAACACCGTCGCGCATCGTTTCTGCGCCAGCTGCGGCTGCGGCACCTATTCCGAAACGCCTGACTGGTCGACCGGCACGGCGGATTTCGACAACCCGAAGATCAGCGTCAATACGCGGCTTCTGGATGATTTCGATCTCGCCGCCGTGCCGGTGGAGGTCATCGACGGCAAGACCATGTGGTAGCGGCGGCCTGCCGCCGGTCCGGCCCCGGTCGATCGCCAATCGGGGTGCCCGCCGAGTTTCCCATAGGTGAGCAAGTGCTGGCGATGTCGCCGGCGGATCGGTTATATCGGGATCGCGTCGCGCCGCCTCGATGCGCGATCGCGATGACCAGGGACGATCGATGAGCGCCGGCGGCGTCGTGACATTCTCCACCGACATGCTTCCGGCGCGCGATCGCTTCACCCATTGGCGCGAGGAACGCGGCAAGGCGGTCCATGGCGTGACCATCGAGCTCGACCGGAGCCGTCACGAGCAGTTCCGGGGCCGATTTTCGGCGCGGCCGCTCGGCGGCGGGACGCTCGTCGACATGCGCGCCTCGGCTTACCGGGTCGCGCGGACCGAGGCCGATGTCGCCAATCGTGCCGGCGATGCGCTGGTGATTGCGATGCAGGTCGTTGGCGGTGGGCGCGCGATCGTCGGCGCCAACGAATATGAGGTGCCGCCGGGAACGCTCAGCATCGCCCATTCCGACCTGCCCTATGCCAGCCTGCCGGCGCCGCAGGAAGGCTTCCGGGCGCGCATGCTGACGATCCCGTTTGCCCGTTATCGGCCGCTGCTGGCATCCGCTACCGACCTGTCGCTCCGGCCGGTCCGGATCGAGCCCGGCCTGACCGCGCTGATGGCTGCGCATTTCGATGCACTCGTCCTGGCTGCGCCGCATCTGTCCGGAGCCGCTGCCGAGACGGCGGTGGATACCTTGGCCAAGCTTGCCTTGATGGTGCGCGGCTTCGCCTCCCCACGCGATGAGCCGAGACGCGCCGCGATTCACGCCGGCCTCCTGCATCAGGCGCAGGGCCTGATCCTGGCCCATCTCGATCACCCGGATCTAAGCCCAGCCATGGTCTCGGACGCGCTCGGCATCTCGGTTCGCCATTTGCACGCGCTGTTTCAACCGACCGGCAAGAGCTTCTCGACCACCGTCATGGAGCGGCGCATGGACCAGGCGCGGCAATTGCTGGCCTATGAGCCGCGCCTGCCGGTCACGGCGGTGGCGCTGGCCTGCGGCTTCAACAGTCTGTCGGCCTTCTACCGCGCTTTCCGCGCCGCCCATGGCATGACCTCGGGCGAATTCCGCGCCACGCTCGGCATGGCTGACTAGGACGGCGGGCGCTCCACGGATACAGGCATTCCGGTTTTTGACCGGGTTTTCGCGACCGGCGTACGGCGGGCGCAGATGCAGGCTTTGCGGGCGCGCAAGCGCTGAACACCGCCGTGAGACCGCCCGAAATCCGGCAAATCGACCATTTTGCGCGATGTGAGACAGCTTCTTGCGCTGAATGCGACGACGGCCGCCCTCGATCGATGCACAGCTAGCCCGCCTGAGGCTGCGGCACGTGTCCGCGGCCCGGGGCCGCTGTTCCGGTCCGCGTGCAGTCTAAAGAGGTCACGATGAGCCACGCCCAAGTCGAAGCTCCGACCAGGTCGCCGCGCGGATCGCTCGCCACCGTCCTCTTGGCCTCGACGGCGCTGATCAGCGCCTCCGCCGCTTATGGCCAGGCCTTGCCGACCGGTGGCACGGTGGCCTCGGGTGGGGTCACCATCGCGACACCCTCGGCGACCCAGATGACCATCAACCAGTCGACCGGCTCGGCGGTGGTCAATTGGCAGAGCTTCTCGGTGGGGGCGGGGTCGACCGTCAACATCGTCCAGCCCTCGGCCTCTTCGGCTCTGCTCAACCGGGTCACCGGCAATACGCCTTCGACCATATCAGGCCAGGTCAATGCCAATGGCCAGGTCTTCCTGGTCAATCCCAACGGCATCGCCATCACCCGGAGCGGTGCGGTCAATGCCGCCGGTTTCGTCGCCTCGACGCTCGGCATTTCGGATGAAGATTTCAACGCCGGCCGGCGCAACTTCACCGGCAACGGCGCTTCCGCGGCGGTCTCCAACGCCGGCGCGATCACCATTAGCCGGGGCGGTTATGCTGCCCTGATCGGCGGCTCGGTCGACAATGCCGGCACCATCTCGGTGCCACTCGGGCGGGTCGGCCTCGGCTCCGGCGAACGGGCGACGCTCGATCTCTCCGGCGACGGCTTCCTGCAGGTGGCCCTGCCGACGAAAGCGTCAGGCAATGGCGCCCTGGTCAGCCATTCCGGGTGGATCAGCGCCGATGGCGGCCGGGTCGAGATCCGGGCAGCGCAGGCGCGCGATGCGGTGCGCCAGGCGGTCAATCTCTCCGGTGTGGTCGAGGCCCGTTCGGTCTCCGGCCGGCAGGGTGAGATCGTGCTGGGCGGCGGCGACGGTGCCGTGTCGGTGACCGGCCGGCTCGACGTCTCGACGCGCCAGCGCCAGGCGAGCCCCGCGCGGCCGGCGCGCACGAACCGGGCCGCTGCACCGGCGACCGGCGGGCGGATCACGGTCACTGCGCGCACCATCGACATGCGTGGCGCCCATCTCGACGCCTCCGGCCGCGACGGCGGCGGCCAGATCCGCATTGGCGGCGACTATCAGGGATCAGGCCCGCTGCAACGCGCCGAGACCACGACGATCGACGCAGCGACGACGATCCGCGCCGATGCGCTTTCGCGCGGCAATGGCGGCCGGGTGATCGTCTGGTCGGATCTCGACACCCGTTTCGCCGGCCTGATCACCGCGCGCGGCGGGGCTCAGGGTGGCGATGGCGGTTTCGCCGAGGTTTCCGGCAAGGCCCATCTCGGTTACACCGGCTTCACCGATCTCTCGGCGACGCTTGGCCGCTTCGGCACCTTGCTGCTCGACCCCTACAACGTGACGATTTCCAACGGTGCCGATTCAAACCATTCCGGCTTCGGCGCCACCGGAAATGACAGCGTCATCAATGTCACGACGCTGCAGAACGCGCTCGCCGGCGCCAATGTGACTGTGACCACCGGTTCGGGTGGCGCCCAGTCCGGCGACATCATGGTGGCCAACAATGTCACCTGGTCGAGGCCGACGACCCTGACGCTGTCGGCTTTTCGCAACATCACCGTGAATGCCGGCGTCAGCATCACCAATAGCACCAGCGGAGCCGGGCTTGTCCTGCAGTCCGACGCGACCGGCACCGGCACCGGCACGGTCAGCCTTCTCGGCACCGTCAGCCTCGCCAACGGCACGACGCGGATCTACTACAACGCCGCCAACTATGCCGCGCCGACCGATTACAGCGCGGCGTCGACCGGCCCGACCACGGCCTATATGCTGGTCAATACGCTCAGCCAGTTGCAGGCCATGACGACCAATAGCGGCGGCAATTATGCGCTCGGCCGCGATATCGACGCCACCGCCACCAGCGGCTGGAACGGCGGCGCCGGCTTCGTCCCGATCGGCCAGAGCTTCGGCACCGAATATTACGGCCATTTCGACGGCCAGGGCCACAAGATCACCAATCTGACGATCAACCGGCCGACCGAGGAATATGTCGGTCTCTTCGGCCTCACCTGGCAAGCGTCGGTCAGCAACGTATCTTTCGTTGGAGGGAGTATCACCGGCGGCCAGTATACGGGCACTGTCATCGGCCGAAGCTGGGGCACGATGGTGAGTGGTGCTTCGAGTTCGGCCACCGTCAGCGGGGCGTCTCACACTGGCGGCCTCGTCGGCCTGAACGAGGGGGTGGGGAGGGTTAGCCAGTCCTATGCCACCGGCAGTGTCACAGCTTCGTCCGGGAGCCAGGGAGTCGGTGGGCTTGTCGGCACCAATTTCGGTACTGTCGTTCAGTCCTATGCCACCGGCACCATCAACGGCGCCTCGTCATTCTGGGCCGGCGGCCTGGTCGGCACCAATTACGGCGTCGTCACCCAGTCCTATGCGACCGGCACGGTCAACGGCAATTGGGGTGCCGGCGGCCTGGTCGGCTGGAATGCGGGCGGTGCGATCAGCCAATCCTATTCCACCGGCGCGGTCAGCGCCGGCACTTATCTCGGCGGCCTGGTCGGCACCACCAATAACGGGGGCACCACGACCAATTCCTACTGGAACGTCGAGACCTCGGGTCAATCCACCAGCGATGGCGGCACAGGACTGACCACGGCGCAGATGCAGGTGGCGGCCAGTTTCGCCGGCTTCGACGCGGCTGTCTGGGCGCCGGCCAGTTCCAGCTACCGGCCCGAGCTCTTCGGCGTGTCCGGTGTCGTCGGCGTGACCGGCGCCGCGACCCGCTATTACGGCGATGCCAACCCGACCAGCGCCACTTTTTATGGTGCGGGCCGCTGGAACACCATTACGACGGGGGTGAGCTATTCGACCACGGCGACCCCGGCGAGTGGCGTCGGCAGCTATTCGACATCGGTCGGCACGGGCGCGGTCGGCACCTTCGCCAATGGCGGCGCGACACGCTTTGTCTATCTCACCGGCGGGCAGCTGACCGTCGCGCCGCGTCCATTGACGGTGACGGCCAATGCGGCGACGCGCGGTTACGGCGACGCCAATCCGGCTTTGACCTACAGCCTGACCTCCGGCTCGCTTGTTGGTGGCGACGTGCTTTCGGGGGCTCTCGCTACCAGCGCCAATGGAACCTCCGGCATCGGTGACTACGCCATCACGCTCGGTTCGGTCGCGGCCACGGCGAACTACGCGATCACCTATGTCGGCGCAAACCTGACCGTGACGCCACGCGCGGTGACGGTCACCGCCAATGCCGCCAGCCGGACCTATGGCGACGCCAATCCGGCCTTCAGCTATGGGCTGACCTCGGGTTCCCTCGCCAACGGCGACGTCCTGGCCGGCGCCTTGGGGACCACGGCCTCCGCCGGCTCGGATGTCGGGACCTATGGCCTGACCCAGGGCAGCGTCGGGATTTCGGCCAACTATGCCGTCACCTTTGTCGGCGCCGACCTGACGGTGGCGCAGCGCGCCGTGACGGTCACCGCCAATGCGGCGAGCCGCCAATATGGCGATGCCAACCCGCTGTTCGGCTTCACCACGACCTCGCTTGGCGCGGGGGCTGCGATATCAGGCAGCCTGGCGAGCTCCGCCGACGGCACCAGCGGTGTCGGCGCTTACGGCATCACGCAAGGGACCGTGACGACGGCGAACAATCCGAACTATGCCGTGACCTATGTCGGCGCCGACCTGACGGTGACCCAGCGGGCCATAACCGTGACCGCCGACGCGCAGAGCCGGAGCTATGGCGACGCCAATCCGGCCTTGACCTATGCCTTGACCTCGGGCTCGCTGGTCAATGCTGACGGCTTCAGCGGCAATCTCACGACCGCGGCCAACGGCGCCTCCAATGTCGGTGCCTATGGCATCGCCCAGGGTACCGTCGCGGTCTCGGCCAATTACGCTGTCACCTATGTCGGGGCCGACCTGACGGTGAACCAGCGCGCCGTCACGGTGACCGCCAATGCCGCCAGCCGGAGCTATGGCGACGCCAACCCGACCTTCACCTATGGCCTGACCTCAGGTTCCCTCGTCAACGGCGACACGCTGACCGGTGCCCTGGCGACGTCGGCGACCGCATCCTCCGATGTCGGGACCTATGGCCTGGCCCAGGGCAGCGTCGGGATCTCCGCCAACTATGCCGTCACCTATGTCGGCGCTGACCTGACGGTGAAGCAGCGGGCGGTGACGGTGACCGCCAATGGCGCGAGCCGGGTCTATGGCGATGCCAATCCGTCCCTGACCTACACGACGACGTCGCTCGGCGCCGGCGCCGCGCTGACCGGCAGCCTCGCTACGTCGGCGGACCTGACCAGCAATGTCGGCGCCTATGGCATTGGCCCGGGCACGGTGACGACGGCCAACAATCCGAACTATGCGGTGACCTATGTCGGCGCTGACCTGACGGTGACCCAGCGCGCGGTGACGGTTGCGGCCAACGCGGCTGCCAGAACCTATGGCGACGCCAATCCGGCCTTGACCTATGGCCTGACCTCCGGCTCGCTCGTCAATGGCGACAGCCTGACCGGCACGCTGGCGACCAGCGCCACCGCGACCTCCAATGTCGGCGGCTATGGCATCACGCAGGGGACACTCGCCGCCTCGTCGAACTACGCACTGACCTTTGTCGGCGCGAACCTCGCGGTGACCCAGCGCGCCATCACGGTGACGGCCAACGATCTCAGCCGGCTTGCCGGCCAGCCGAACCCTCAGCTCACCTACGCCGTCGGCGGGCGCGGCCTTGCCAATGGCGACAGCCTCGCGGGCGAGCTCGCCACCACGGCGACGCCGGCGAGCGGGCCGGGCAGCTACGCCATCACCCAGGGCACGCTGGTGGCCTCGTCCAACTATCTCGTGGCGTTCAACGCCGGCAATCTCGCGGTCACGCCGGCCGGTGCGGTCAGCCCGGAGGTTGCCAGCGTGGTCGACTGGGCGTTCCGGGCGAACAGCACGCGGCCGGGCTCGTTCGACGGCATCAAGACCTTTGCCATGCTGGCGCGCGACCGCGACGCGCTCATCGAGGATGCCCGTTTCGGCCGCCCCGTCGTCTGTCTCGGCGTCGCGTCTTCCGCTTGTTTTGCAGCGCCTTAGACGCAGGCGACGATTCGTTTGATGCGGCCCGCGCAGGTGGTGGCGGGCGCGGCCATCGCAGGTGGAGTTCAGCTCTGATCTCAAGCACATGCCGGCATTGGCTGAATCGAAATATCGGGGCGGCCGCTCAAAATGTCGGGAATTTCGTAACCAAAGGCAAATTTTGCGCTCGGTGATACGACGTTCTGCGCTGAATGCGACGACAGGCCTTCCCGATCGATGCACTTCTTCGCCCATGTGTCGCCGCGCCGGGTGCGTCGCGGCTGGTGCTCAGGGGGCCGCGTGATTCGGGTTCGGACCAAGAGAGTGAGGCCGTCGCGACAGGCGCTGGCGCGCGCCGGGGTGGTTGCCATGGTGCTGGCCGCCGGCCCCGCATGGGCACAAACGGCATCGCAGATCACGCCGCAGACATTCCGTCCGCCGGTCATCGGCGGCCAGGGTGCCCTGGTCATCCCGGAGGGGCGGGGCCTGGAGGCGCCGCCCGGCGCCGAGCGGCTGAGCGTCCGCCTGCGCGACATCGTCGTCGAAGGCGGGCTTCCGGCCATGGCCGAAGCGACCCGTGCGATCACCGCGCCGCTGGCTGGCCGCACGGTGACCGCCGCCGAGATCTTCGCGGTCGCCCGCGCGCTGGAAGTCGCCTATGCCCGTGCCGGCTACGGCTTGGTGCGGGTGATCCTGCCGGCGCAGCGCATCGTCAACGGCGCACGGCTGCGCCTTGTCGTGGTCGATGGCTTCATCGAGCGGATCGACGTCAGGGGTGTGCCCGAGGCGGTGCGCGGCCGGATCGAAGCGCTGCTGGCGCCGATCG
This portion of the Phreatobacter stygius genome encodes:
- a CDS encoding helix-turn-helix transcriptional regulator, which encodes MRDRDDQGRSMSAGGVVTFSTDMLPARDRFTHWREERGKAVHGVTIELDRSRHEQFRGRFSARPLGGGTLVDMRASAYRVARTEADVANRAGDALVIAMQVVGGGRAIVGANEYEVPPGTLSIAHSDLPYASLPAPQEGFRARMLTIPFARYRPLLASATDLSLRPVRIEPGLTALMAAHFDALVLAAPHLSGAAAETAVDTLAKLALMVRGFASPRDEPRRAAIHAGLLHQAQGLILAHLDHPDLSPAMVSDALGISVRHLHALFQPTGKSFSTTVMERRMDQARQLLAYEPRLPVTAVALACGFNSLSAFYRAFRAAHGMTSGEFRATLGMAD
- a CDS encoding beta strand repeat-containing protein, with the translated sequence MSHAQVEAPTRSPRGSLATVLLASTALISASAAYGQALPTGGTVASGGVTIATPSATQMTINQSTGSAVVNWQSFSVGAGSTVNIVQPSASSALLNRVTGNTPSTISGQVNANGQVFLVNPNGIAITRSGAVNAAGFVASTLGISDEDFNAGRRNFTGNGASAAVSNAGAITISRGGYAALIGGSVDNAGTISVPLGRVGLGSGERATLDLSGDGFLQVALPTKASGNGALVSHSGWISADGGRVEIRAAQARDAVRQAVNLSGVVEARSVSGRQGEIVLGGGDGAVSVTGRLDVSTRQRQASPARPARTNRAAAPATGGRITVTARTIDMRGAHLDASGRDGGGQIRIGGDYQGSGPLQRAETTTIDAATTIRADALSRGNGGRVIVWSDLDTRFAGLITARGGAQGGDGGFAEVSGKAHLGYTGFTDLSATLGRFGTLLLDPYNVTISNGADSNHSGFGATGNDSVINVTTLQNALAGANVTVTTGSGGAQSGDIMVANNVTWSRPTTLTLSAFRNITVNAGVSITNSTSGAGLVLQSDATGTGTGTVSLLGTVSLANGTTRIYYNAANYAAPTDYSAASTGPTTAYMLVNTLSQLQAMTTNSGGNYALGRDIDATATSGWNGGAGFVPIGQSFGTEYYGHFDGQGHKITNLTINRPTEEYVGLFGLTWQASVSNVSFVGGSITGGQYTGTVIGRSWGTMVSGASSSATVSGASHTGGLVGLNEGVGRVSQSYATGSVTASSGSQGVGGLVGTNFGTVVQSYATGTINGASSFWAGGLVGTNYGVVTQSYATGTVNGNWGAGGLVGWNAGGAISQSYSTGAVSAGTYLGGLVGTTNNGGTTTNSYWNVETSGQSTSDGGTGLTTAQMQVAASFAGFDAAVWAPASSSYRPELFGVSGVVGVTGAATRYYGDANPTSATFYGAGRWNTITTGVSYSTTATPASGVGSYSTSVGTGAVGTFANGGATRFVYLTGGQLTVAPRPLTVTANAATRGYGDANPALTYSLTSGSLVGGDVLSGALATSANGTSGIGDYAITLGSVAATANYAITYVGANLTVTPRAVTVTANAASRTYGDANPAFSYGLTSGSLANGDVLAGALGTTASAGSDVGTYGLTQGSVGISANYAVTFVGADLTVAQRAVTVTANAASRQYGDANPLFGFTTTSLGAGAAISGSLASSADGTSGVGAYGITQGTVTTANNPNYAVTYVGADLTVTQRAITVTADAQSRSYGDANPALTYALTSGSLVNADGFSGNLTTAANGASNVGAYGIAQGTVAVSANYAVTYVGADLTVNQRAVTVTANAASRSYGDANPTFTYGLTSGSLVNGDTLTGALATSATASSDVGTYGLAQGSVGISANYAVTYVGADLTVKQRAVTVTANGASRVYGDANPSLTYTTTSLGAGAALTGSLATSADLTSNVGAYGIGPGTVTTANNPNYAVTYVGADLTVTQRAVTVAANAAARTYGDANPALTYGLTSGSLVNGDSLTGTLATSATATSNVGGYGITQGTLAASSNYALTFVGANLAVTQRAITVTANDLSRLAGQPNPQLTYAVGGRGLANGDSLAGELATTATPASGPGSYAITQGTLVASSNYLVAFNAGNLAVTPAGAVSPEVASVVDWAFRANSTRPGSFDGIKTFAMLARDRDALIEDARFGRPVVCLGVASSACFAAP
- a CDS encoding s-methyl-5-thioribose-1-phosphate isomerase, whose amino-acid sequence is MHDISFTAPTLVRQSVLLDEDAVRILDRRTFPFDIRFVTCTSHDEVAVAIEDMVTQSSGPFFAASAGMVLAARLAARSAGAEQRLAIIDRAAARLIATRPTNNHIRSVVTMMAEAARGLPQDDFAAAMQAVMEEAWEKRYAGNRRLGRNAAELVADGDTILTHCWAEASLIETLAATLRAGKRVKVVCTETRPYLQGSRLTAHSVAEMGIDVTVITDNMAAHAMDRGLVSRYMTAADRVTLSGHVINKVGTLQIAIAARHFGIPYIAMVPAPDRHAATPDDVPMEQRDGRESLMCLGQPTATPLARGWYPAFDVTPPEFVGAIATGDGVFAANALRAHFGG
- a CDS encoding GFA family protein, giving the protein MTIKGSCHCGATRFEVDEAPASVTQCTCSFCSKRGALWAYYKPRQFRLTTPVEQVATYRWGSNTVAHRFCASCGCGTYSETPDWSTGTADFDNPKISVNTRLLDDFDLAAVPVEVIDGKTMW
- a CDS encoding amidohydrolase family protein; translation: MGHATRRICIAGGAVWTGENDRAPVPGGVLIDGDRIAAVLAPHEVEAAAATADAVLYVQGSLIAPPLYDGHVHSSSTLLRGTENSLPLELWSYYATSYGRGFSDRCAKAAILLTAAEMIRNGIAGYVDHYPQVGFLDTAFETHARTGMRIGFAPFFQDVADHDFLDIPLPRDVLAELAPRVMRTPDQVRASFVDLAARAGRGEASRISLLLGPNGPQRCSPDMIALWRRLQDELGLGAHTHLLETLPQAAASRAKWPGGLVSEMERQGLLTAKLSVAHGLWLEDGDHRRLARHGVTLVHNPASNRMLGSGRLNLRACLDAGVKLALGTDCSNTGGRHDLFEAMRLAVMSGREPGSDHDTWLRPVEAFRAATAGGAGALGVDHVGGRLAPGAAADLMVLNFRREPLTVAPISIESLVMHADARAVTALMVGGEWLMRHGRIESFDEDDALLEAAACAEQLRELGAFNDDLKALHAPFGAWQKRVFDAWGRCPACGAAARGFKAE
- a CDS encoding class II aldolase/adducin family protein, which translates into the protein MTMTDETGLRAELIETCRKMNRLGINKGTSGNVSVRHGEGFLISPTGVDYDALRPELIVQVRFDGSFDGDVLPSSEWRLHRDILRERDDLGAIVHTHSTHATALAIMGLDIPAIHYSIAAAGGPDIRCAAYATFGTQELADAVLAALRDRRACLLAHHGVVAAHVSMAKALSLAVTVEELAKQYILCRGMGVPPALAEAEIMTVVGKYQSYGQQPARLHS